The following coding sequences lie in one bacterium genomic window:
- a CDS encoding DNA polymerase III subunit beta translates to MTDGPEVYPFIPALKYPTQSTKLQLAPIIEKLKICLSYVSHDELRPQISGVLFEVETDKISLTASNGHILHHTETPAITRFNDTKTSYSFIASRHTLQQLISAIGKISKKNRSETLEIWSSFSDEQNCAVNLVEFSCGGFRHIAEPVEGRYPDYKAVVPSTPDTGILYADPEEVDISISSALPICCEVNPSIRLSLNGSVVMKVENIGDGKFSDCELSSCHWARHNPDNVLCSDQFDIWFNPHYIRTILNSFSCNRILLELRTPRSAVIAYTPENSDRFSLLMPVDLSQ, encoded by the coding sequence ATGACCGACGGACCAGAGGTTTATCCGTTTATCCCAGCGCTCAAATATCCGACGCAATCAACAAAACTCCAGCTTGCGCCGATCATCGAAAAACTCAAGATCTGTCTGTCTTATGTGTCTCATGATGAACTCCGGCCTCAGATCAGCGGCGTATTGTTTGAGGTTGAAACCGATAAAATTTCATTGACGGCAAGCAACGGTCACATTCTGCACCACACAGAAACTCCAGCAATCACAAGATTTAATGACACAAAAACCTCTTACTCGTTTATTGCGTCGAGACACACTCTACAGCAACTCATATCCGCAATCGGAAAGATCAGCAAGAAAAACCGTTCAGAAACTCTCGAGATCTGGTCTTCCTTTAGTGATGAACAGAACTGCGCCGTCAATCTGGTCGAGTTTTCTTGCGGAGGCTTTCGTCATATTGCAGAACCCGTCGAGGGTAGATATCCAGATTACAAGGCGGTAGTCCCGTCAACCCCTGACACAGGAATTCTCTATGCCGATCCAGAGGAGGTTGATATTTCTATATCGAGCGCATTGCCTATTTGTTGCGAGGTAAATCCGTCTATCAGACTTTCCCTGAATGGATCTGTGGTTATGAAAGTTGAAAATATTGGTGACGGGAAATTCTCCGATTGCGAATTGTCCTCCTGTCATTGGGCGCGCCACAATCCGGATAATGTTCTCTGCTCGGACCAATTTGATATTTGGTTCAATCCTCATTACATCAGAACAATCCTCAATTCGTTTAGCTGCAACCGCATTCTCCTCGAATTGAGAACTCCTCGATCGGCTGTAATTGCGTACACTCCGGAAAATTCGGACAGATTTTCACTGCTAATGCCGGTCGATCTTTCCCAATAG